The following are encoded together in the Desulfobaccales bacterium genome:
- the trxA gene encoding thioredoxin has product MAEPLQVSDADFEQEILKSDMPALVDFWAAWCGPCRAIAPVVEELARDYQGKVKVAKMNVDENAKTPAKYGIRAIPTLIIFKGGQVVEQITGAVSRSIIENALKKAL; this is encoded by the coding sequence ATGGCTGAGCCCCTTCAGGTAAGCGATGCTGATTTCGAACAGGAAATCCTGAAGTCCGATATGCCGGCTTTGGTGGATTTTTGGGCGGCTTGGTGCGGCCCCTGCCGGGCCATTGCTCCGGTGGTGGAAGAATTGGCCCGGGATTACCAAGGCAAGGTGAAAGTGGCCAAGATGAACGTGGATGAAAACGCAAAAACTCCGGCAAAATACGGCATCAGGGCCATCCCCACTTTGATCATCTTCAAAGGGGGACAGGTGGTGGAACAGATCACTGGCGCCGTCTCCCGTTCCATCATCGAAAACGCCTTAAAGAAAGCCCTCTAA
- a CDS encoding outer membrane protein assembly factor BamD, with translation MTKKTIAQNLLALVLVFAISGCGTFKGWFSKKKPDAPPDVLAEEGIKNLKKKKYDDAIETFEKVRDRYPYSEQATMAQLKVADAYFFKKKYDEAMQAYKEYEKLHPTSKAVPYCIYREGQCCYRQRSTIDRDQTYTQRAIDEFKRLKQKFPDSEYVSKADTYLARCRKDLADHEFYVAEYYHKTKRHQAALDRYQTLIQDYPDHPKVPQAKQSIEECQKNLAKTDKPNGILSKVGSIFDAKW, from the coding sequence ATGACCAAAAAAACTATCGCTCAAAACCTTTTAGCACTGGTCCTGGTGTTCGCCATCAGCGGTTGCGGTACCTTCAAGGGCTGGTTCTCTAAAAAGAAACCCGATGCGCCCCCGGACGTCTTGGCCGAGGAAGGTATTAAAAACTTAAAAAAGAAAAAGTACGATGATGCTATCGAGACCTTCGAAAAAGTGAGGGACCGGTACCCTTACAGTGAGCAGGCCACTATGGCCCAGCTCAAGGTCGCCGACGCCTATTTCTTCAAAAAAAAGTATGACGAAGCCATGCAGGCTTACAAGGAATACGAAAAACTTCACCCCACCAGTAAGGCCGTGCCTTACTGCATTTACCGGGAAGGTCAGTGCTGCTATCGCCAGCGCTCGACTATAGATCGGGACCAGACCTATACCCAAAGGGCCATTGACGAGTTCAAGCGGTTAAAACAAAAGTTCCCCGATTCCGAATATGTGTCCAAGGCAGATACCTATCTGGCCCGCTGCCGCAAAGACCTGGCGGACCATGAGTTCTATGTGGCTGAGTATTATCATAAGACGAAGCGCCACCAGGCCGCCCTCGACCGCTATCAAACCCTGATTCAGGATTATCCCGACCACCCCAAGGTTCCCCAAGCCAAGCAAAGTATCGAGGAATGTCAAAAGAACCTTGCCAAGACAGACAAGCCCAACGGCATCCTCTCCAAGGTTGGCAGCATTTTTGACGCCAAGTGGTAA
- a CDS encoding DUF72 domain-containing protein, which produces MKTAGLIHIGTSGWHYRHWRGPFYPETLGSEGFLAFYARHFHTVEINNSFYQLPTERALSTWRDGVPPGFIFSVKGSRFITHMKKLKDPERSLAPFLERVPLLKDKLGPILFQLPPGWHFNRERLAAFLTALPETWRYTLELRDQSWINDQTLDLLMQYNVAFCIYDLGGYLSPLEVTADFVYIRLHGPKGPYQGRYLAQTLEEWAGAIAAWSRQGREVFCYFDNDEAGFAAQNAWQLQNLLINR; this is translated from the coding sequence ATGAAGACCGCTGGACTTATCCATATCGGCACCTCGGGATGGCACTACAGACATTGGCGGGGGCCTTTTTATCCTGAAACCCTGGGCTCGGAAGGGTTCCTGGCATTCTACGCCCGCCATTTCCATACCGTAGAAATCAATAATTCTTTCTACCAACTGCCCACGGAACGAGCTCTGTCGACCTGGCGGGACGGTGTACCCCCGGGCTTCATTTTTTCCGTCAAAGGCAGCCGCTTCATCACCCACATGAAGAAACTGAAGGACCCGGAGCGGTCCCTGGCGCCATTTCTGGAAAGGGTGCCGCTCCTCAAGGACAAGTTGGGTCCCATCCTCTTCCAGTTGCCCCCGGGCTGGCACTTTAATAGAGAGCGGCTGGCCGCGTTTCTTACGGCGCTGCCCGAGACCTGGCGCTATACTCTTGAGTTGCGGGATCAGAGCTGGATCAATGACCAGACATTAGACCTGCTGATGCAGTATAATGTGGCGTTCTGTATCTATGACCTTGGCGGATATCTCTCCCCCTTAGAAGTCACGGCAGATTTTGTCTATATCCGGCTTCATGGCCCCAAAGGCCCCTATCAGGGCCGGTACCTCGCCCAGACCCTGGAAGAATGGGCCGGAGCCATTGCTGCCTGGAGCCGACAGGGTCGAGAGGTCTTTTGCTACTTCGATAACGACGAAGCCGGCTTTGCAGCCCAAAACGCCTGGCAGTTACAAAATCTGCTTATAAACAGGTGA